One stretch of Oceanipulchritudo coccoides DNA includes these proteins:
- a CDS encoding glucosaminidase domain-containing protein, whose product MPVSLDKILSRSKRHYWMNPAVLAGILIAAVVLIVVLIPVKLGRDLPDFSKIDDIGERKAAFFEFLKPYVDRSDLEILSQRKRLEAINGNLDRGPMSRRNERWVRQLASAYEMEIDPESPLTADLVGSLLERVDIIPQSMALAQAALESGWGTSRFAQQGNNLYGVWCYEPGCGIVPKRRPAGATYEVKKYSTPKESFDDYIQNLNTNPAYLSLRQIRSSLRREGKPVTGIALSDGLYRYSEEGWTYIGKIQRVIQTNNLQIYDTIKD is encoded by the coding sequence AATCCGGCCGTTCTTGCCGGAATCCTCATCGCAGCAGTTGTCCTGATTGTCGTCTTGATTCCAGTCAAGTTGGGCCGTGACCTGCCAGACTTTTCCAAGATTGATGATATCGGGGAACGCAAGGCCGCCTTCTTCGAATTCCTCAAACCCTACGTTGACCGGTCTGACCTGGAGATCCTGAGCCAGCGCAAGCGCCTCGAGGCAATTAATGGGAATCTGGACCGCGGACCCATGAGCCGGCGCAATGAGCGTTGGGTCAGGCAGCTCGCCTCTGCATACGAAATGGAGATTGATCCGGAAAGTCCGTTGACGGCGGATTTGGTCGGCAGTCTTCTCGAGCGGGTGGACATCATTCCACAGTCCATGGCGCTTGCCCAAGCGGCACTGGAAAGCGGGTGGGGGACGAGCCGCTTCGCCCAGCAAGGGAATAACCTGTATGGGGTCTGGTGCTATGAGCCGGGCTGCGGAATTGTGCCAAAGCGTCGACCGGCAGGTGCCACCTACGAGGTTAAGAAATACAGCACACCGAAGGAGTCCTTTGACGATTATATCCAGAATTTGAATACAAATCCGGCCTACCTGTCCCTCCGGCAAATTCGCAGCAGCCTCCGCCGGGAAGGCAAACCGGTGACCGGCATTGCTCTGTCTGACGGCCTTTATCGCTATTCAGAAGAGGGATGGACCTACATCGGAAAGATTCAACGCGTTATCCAGACCAATAACCTGCAGATTTATGACACGATCAAAGATTAA
- a CDS encoding peptide ABC transporter substrate-binding protein, translating to MTRSKINFFSLITVLLGLLSVAGCGKREDAVIASSRDGILLFNNGAEPRDLDPHVVTGMPENRVIKSLLEGLVREHPESSDKVLPGMAERWESNLEKSIWTFHLREAYWTNGDPVTADDFAYSYSRILNPEFGAPYVSMLFRVKNAEAYNTGQVTDFGEVGIKVLGPRTLQVELDGPTPYLPLMLTHYTWFPLHRATIEKAGGFASRDSGWTLPGNYVGNGPFVLKEWLPNQRIIVEKNPGYWDAGSVALNGIHFFPIQDRQTENRMFQTGQLHITNGVPFNLRDKYRQENNPALREDPMFATGYLGLNNRHEGLDDPRVRHALSMALDRKTIIDKVTKNGSPAGGFVPPTIGGYALSDALPYDPEAARQLLAEAGYPGGEGLPEFEFMIANSDTSRTFAEVVQEMWRTELGVSIEILNKEWQVLIAEMDSGNYDIFLLSWIGDYLDPATFLKIMRTGDGNNRTGYGNPAYDALLAKANQVTSIEERYALLAEAEAILLADLPILPITWARNMYLIHPDVQGWASKALMDQPYESVRLVPGE from the coding sequence ATGACACGATCAAAGATTAACTTTTTTTCACTTATCACCGTTCTCCTCGGCCTGCTTTCGGTTGCCGGATGCGGCAAGCGCGAGGATGCGGTCATCGCGTCTTCACGAGATGGAATTCTCCTTTTCAACAACGGAGCTGAACCGCGTGATTTGGATCCCCACGTGGTCACCGGAATGCCCGAGAACCGGGTCATCAAATCCCTTCTGGAGGGACTTGTCCGCGAGCATCCGGAAAGCAGCGACAAGGTGCTTCCGGGAATGGCTGAGCGCTGGGAGAGCAATCTGGAAAAGAGCATTTGGACCTTTCATTTGCGTGAGGCGTACTGGACAAATGGCGATCCGGTGACGGCGGATGATTTTGCTTATTCGTACAGTCGTATCCTGAATCCCGAATTTGGTGCACCCTACGTCAGCATGCTGTTTCGCGTGAAAAATGCCGAGGCTTACAATACGGGACAAGTCACTGATTTTGGCGAGGTCGGGATCAAGGTCCTGGGTCCACGCACGTTGCAAGTCGAACTGGATGGTCCGACGCCTTACCTTCCGCTCATGTTGACGCACTACACGTGGTTCCCGCTGCACCGGGCCACGATTGAAAAAGCGGGAGGCTTTGCCAGCCGGGACAGCGGTTGGACCCTTCCCGGGAACTATGTCGGCAACGGCCCGTTTGTCCTTAAGGAGTGGCTACCAAATCAGCGGATCATTGTTGAGAAGAATCCGGGTTATTGGGACGCCGGATCTGTGGCCCTGAACGGCATCCATTTCTTTCCCATTCAGGATCGTCAGACGGAAAACCGCATGTTCCAGACCGGTCAACTCCATATCACAAACGGTGTTCCTTTCAATTTGCGTGACAAATACCGTCAGGAAAACAACCCCGCTCTTCGCGAGGACCCCATGTTTGCGACCGGCTATCTCGGCCTGAATAACCGTCACGAGGGTCTTGATGATCCCCGTGTTCGCCATGCCCTCTCCATGGCCCTTGATCGGAAAACGATCATTGATAAAGTCACCAAGAATGGATCTCCAGCCGGTGGGTTTGTCCCTCCGACGATTGGGGGATATGCCCTCTCCGACGCGCTTCCCTACGATCCGGAGGCGGCCCGGCAATTACTTGCCGAGGCGGGTTATCCCGGCGGGGAAGGTTTGCCGGAATTTGAGTTCATGATCGCCAATTCCGACACCTCCCGCACCTTTGCCGAAGTGGTCCAGGAAATGTGGCGGACCGAGCTCGGCGTTTCCATCGAGATCCTGAACAAGGAATGGCAGGTCCTCATCGCCGAGATGGATAGTGGCAATTATGACATCTTCCTTCTTTCTTGGATCGGGGATTATCTGGATCCAGCTACTTTCCTGAAAATCATGCGGACAGGAGATGGCAATAATCGCACAGGCTATGGGAATCCTGCCTATGATGCCCTGCTGGCCAAAGCCAATCAGGTCACCTCGATTGAAGAGCGCTATGCCCTTCTTGCGGAAGCCGAGGCCATTCTGCTCGCGGATTTGCCAATTTTGCCCATTACGTGGGCCCGGAACATGTATCTCATTCATCCCGATGTCCAGGGTTGGGCCTCCAAAGCCCTGATGGATCAGCCGTATGAATCAGTCCGTCTGGTGCCGGGAGAATAA
- the clpB gene encoding ATP-dependent chaperone ClpB — protein MTFDANKYTEKAREAVVGAQTEARRLGHQQVDCWHLLAAMLIQTNGILPVLLKRLEITPAAVELALRRELEKLPAVSGATASGTVYISESLGRAFTHAENLASELKDEFVSVEHLFLGLIRETGNAELQKVLKTFELDEKRVLEAVRRMRGSQRVTSQNPEGTYDVLEKYGIDLVETARSGKLDPVIGRDDEIRRVIRILSRKTKNNPVLIGDPGVGKTAIVEGLAQRILNGDVPEGLKDKTVFALDMGALLAGAKFRGEFEERLKAVLQEIKSAEGRILLFIDELHTIVGAGKAEGAMDAGNLLKPMLARGELHCIGATTLDEYRKHLEKDAALERRFQPVLVDQPSVEDTISILRGLRERFEVHHGVRITDNALVHAATLSHRYISDRFLPDKAIDLVDEAGAMIRTEMDSMPQELDTLSRRVMQLEIEEAALKKEKDEASRERLKELKSELASEREKCSALRAQWESEKEALSGTRKLREALEKARLDMEAAERVYDLNKAAQLRHGTIPDLEERLKQAEDQVQTDKSHLFKEEVTDEEIGEIVSRWTGIPVSRLLEGEKEKLLKMEDILHERVIGQDEGVRVVSEAILRSRAGIKDPRRPIGSFLFLGPTGVGKTELARTLAESLFDSEDNMVRLDMSEYMEKHSVSRLVGAPPGYVGYDEGGQLTEAVRRKPYSVILFDEIEKAHPDVFNTLLQIMDDGRITDSQGHTVDFKNTVLILTSNIGSRYLTEGVTGDEIPDSVKESVFTELRNAFRPEFLNRLDDTILFKPLTLENIEAIIEILLKDLNKRLKDRKIEICLDEKARHWFAEKGYDPVYGARPLRRLLQKRVENALARGIISGEIREGSLVQFSIEEDQPVWAEITSS, from the coding sequence ATGACATTTGACGCAAACAAGTATACAGAAAAGGCTCGTGAGGCCGTTGTCGGGGCCCAGACCGAGGCCCGCCGGCTTGGGCACCAACAAGTCGATTGCTGGCATCTGCTGGCCGCCATGTTGATCCAAACCAACGGAATCCTGCCCGTACTCCTGAAACGCCTTGAGATCACACCGGCGGCGGTCGAGCTGGCGCTCCGGCGAGAGTTGGAGAAATTGCCTGCAGTGAGCGGCGCGACAGCTTCAGGGACGGTCTACATTTCCGAGAGTCTGGGTCGGGCTTTTACGCATGCGGAAAACCTTGCCAGTGAACTCAAGGACGAATTTGTCTCGGTCGAGCACCTGTTTCTGGGCCTCATCCGGGAAACCGGCAATGCCGAGCTACAGAAGGTCCTCAAGACCTTTGAGCTGGATGAGAAGCGCGTGCTTGAAGCAGTCAGGCGCATGCGCGGGTCACAGCGCGTGACCAGCCAGAATCCCGAGGGGACCTATGACGTATTGGAAAAGTACGGTATTGATCTGGTTGAAACAGCACGGTCCGGCAAGCTGGACCCGGTCATCGGCCGGGATGATGAAATCCGACGCGTCATTCGTATTCTTTCCAGGAAGACCAAGAACAACCCTGTCCTGATCGGAGATCCGGGAGTGGGGAAGACTGCCATTGTGGAGGGACTAGCCCAGCGAATCCTGAACGGGGATGTCCCTGAGGGCCTGAAGGATAAGACCGTTTTTGCCCTCGATATGGGGGCCCTGCTCGCTGGGGCCAAATTCCGGGGCGAGTTTGAAGAGCGCTTGAAGGCGGTCCTGCAGGAAATCAAGTCCGCCGAAGGTCGAATTCTCCTCTTCATCGACGAGCTGCACACAATTGTTGGTGCGGGCAAGGCGGAGGGTGCCATGGATGCCGGGAATTTGCTCAAGCCGATGTTGGCCCGTGGGGAACTCCATTGCATAGGAGCGACCACCCTTGATGAATACCGCAAGCATCTTGAAAAGGATGCTGCCCTCGAGCGGCGTTTCCAGCCGGTGCTGGTCGATCAGCCGAGCGTGGAGGACACAATTTCCATCCTGCGTGGATTGCGGGAACGCTTTGAGGTGCACCATGGGGTCCGGATTACTGACAATGCCCTTGTGCACGCGGCAACCCTCTCGCACCGCTACATCTCCGATCGCTTTCTTCCCGACAAGGCAATTGACCTCGTTGACGAGGCCGGGGCCATGATCCGTACGGAAATGGATTCCATGCCGCAGGAACTGGACACCCTTTCGAGACGCGTCATGCAGTTGGAAATCGAGGAAGCCGCGCTCAAGAAGGAGAAGGACGAGGCCTCCCGTGAGCGCCTCAAGGAATTGAAGTCCGAGCTGGCCAGTGAGCGGGAAAAGTGTTCTGCCCTTCGCGCCCAGTGGGAGTCCGAGAAGGAGGCCCTGAGTGGTACACGCAAGCTGCGGGAGGCCCTCGAGAAGGCCCGTCTCGATATGGAGGCCGCCGAGCGCGTCTACGACTTGAACAAGGCGGCCCAGTTACGCCACGGGACAATTCCTGATCTCGAGGAGCGCCTGAAGCAGGCCGAGGATCAGGTCCAGACTGACAAAAGCCATCTCTTCAAGGAGGAGGTGACCGACGAGGAGATCGGGGAAATAGTCAGCCGCTGGACAGGTATTCCGGTTTCACGACTCCTCGAAGGGGAAAAGGAGAAACTTCTCAAAATGGAAGACATCCTCCATGAGCGAGTCATCGGACAGGATGAGGGAGTTCGCGTTGTCAGCGAGGCCATCCTGCGCTCAAGGGCCGGCATCAAGGACCCGCGTCGCCCAATCGGAAGCTTTCTCTTTCTCGGGCCGACGGGGGTCGGCAAGACCGAGCTCGCACGCACATTGGCTGAGTCCTTGTTCGACAGTGAAGACAATATGGTCCGGCTGGACATGTCTGAATACATGGAGAAGCACTCGGTTTCGCGTCTTGTCGGTGCGCCTCCCGGCTATGTCGGATATGACGAAGGCGGTCAGCTGACCGAGGCCGTCCGGCGCAAACCGTATTCGGTCATCCTTTTCGATGAGATTGAGAAGGCCCACCCAGACGTCTTCAACACGCTCCTCCAAATCATGGACGATGGGCGCATCACTGACAGCCAGGGCCACACCGTTGATTTCAAGAACACGGTTCTCATCCTGACCTCCAATATTGGCAGCCGCTACCTGACAGAGGGAGTGACCGGCGATGAGATTCCGGATTCCGTCAAGGAGTCCGTCTTCACTGAATTGCGGAATGCCTTCCGACCGGAGTTCCTCAACCGGCTCGATGATACCATCCTTTTCAAACCCCTGACCCTTGAGAATATCGAGGCCATCATCGAAATCCTGCTGAAGGACCTCAATAAGCGCCTCAAGGACCGGAAAATTGAGATTTGTCTCGATGAAAAGGCCCGTCACTGGTTTGCCGAGAAGGGTTATGATCCTGTCTATGGAGCCCGGCCGCTTCGACGCCTTCTCCAGAAACGCGTTGAAAACGCCCTTGCCAGGGGAATTATCAGCGGCGAGATCCGCGAAGGGTCACTTGTCCAGTTCTCTATTGAGGAGGACCAGCCGGTCTGGGCGGAAATTACCAGTTCCTGA
- the rpsU gene encoding 30S ribosomal protein S21 has translation MSVEIKIRKGEPIERALRRLKKRLDREGVIRDVRAKRYFEKPCEVRRRKKKVAAFSAMLRARYENQ, from the coding sequence ATGTCCGTAGAAATTAAGATTCGCAAAGGAGAACCGATTGAGCGCGCGCTGCGTCGCCTGAAGAAGCGGCTTGACCGCGAAGGCGTCATCCGTGACGTCCGTGCCAAACGGTATTTTGAAAAGCCCTGTGAAGTACGCCGCCGCAAGAAGAAGGTCGCTGCTTTCTCGGCTATGTTGCGTGCCCGTTACGAAAATCAGTAA
- a CDS encoding sugar phosphate isomerase/epimerase family protein, whose protein sequence is MKFSVSSCWNSHRHDDGYPMLVELAELGFDYVELSHGTRLSLVPGILKALEEGIIKVSSVHNFCPLPVGVMGAAPNLFEPSSPSRRERILWLNNTLRTLEFAQRVECERVVLHSGRTLFVWRNPEPVFEAAYEVDEGKNSETFQLAREKGLKRLRKKQGSFMKQLKKNYDLLAEKAKDKGVLFGIENREGFTELPMDEEMPNLIDSLKEHGVFGYWHDSGHAQLKERMGLLEHKGFLESLRPNLVGFHLHDVSTEDRDHQVPGTGVIDWDMLAKFVRSDDVVVMEMSPRLSSEQMREGREFLLRTIPALSAS, encoded by the coding sequence ATGAAATTTTCTGTCTCCAGTTGTTGGAATTCACATCGCCATGACGACGGTTACCCGATGCTCGTCGAATTGGCCGAGCTTGGATTTGACTATGTCGAGTTGTCGCACGGGACGCGCCTAAGCCTTGTCCCGGGAATTCTCAAGGCACTCGAGGAGGGCATTATCAAGGTGTCTTCGGTTCATAACTTCTGTCCTTTGCCGGTTGGCGTGATGGGCGCAGCGCCTAATTTGTTCGAGCCGAGCTCACCGAGCCGCCGTGAGCGAATTCTCTGGTTGAACAACACCCTGAGGACGCTGGAATTTGCCCAGCGCGTGGAATGCGAACGGGTTGTTCTCCATTCCGGGAGGACGCTCTTTGTCTGGCGTAATCCGGAGCCGGTGTTTGAGGCCGCCTATGAGGTGGATGAAGGGAAAAACAGCGAAACATTTCAACTGGCCCGGGAGAAGGGTCTCAAGCGGCTGCGTAAAAAGCAGGGGTCGTTCATGAAGCAGCTGAAGAAAAACTACGACCTGCTGGCTGAGAAAGCGAAGGACAAGGGCGTTCTTTTCGGGATTGAAAACCGCGAGGGATTTACCGAGCTGCCCATGGACGAGGAAATGCCAAACCTTATCGACAGCCTGAAGGAACACGGCGTTTTTGGTTACTGGCATGATTCTGGCCATGCCCAGCTCAAGGAGCGCATGGGCTTGCTTGAGCATAAAGGCTTTCTTGAATCCCTCCGGCCCAACTTGGTAGGGTTCCATTTGCATGACGTGAGCACGGAGGACCGGGATCACCAGGTTCCCGGAACGGGAGTCATTGACTGGGACATGCTGGCCAAGTTTGTCCGATCCGACGATGTGGTCGTGATGGAGATGAGTCCGCGCCTGTCTTCTGAGCAGATGCGGGAAGGCCGTGAATTTCTCCTCCGGACAATTCCCGCCCTGAGCGCATCATGA
- a CDS encoding Maf family protein → MKAPVEWILASGSPRRRELLSQLKADFRVVTADVEEWEPDHADPVEQVEENARRKGEAVAARHADALVIAADTTVALGKRLFAKPKNPDHAVSMLTELSGRTHQVLTGVALFFNGQSHVFHESSSVEFRPLDPEQISIYMERVHVFDKAGAYAIQEHGDLVIERYSGSFENIMGLPVQRLRDELVSRGWELLPELDD, encoded by the coding sequence ATGAAGGCCCCCGTGGAGTGGATTCTCGCCTCGGGATCCCCGCGGCGCCGTGAGTTGCTATCGCAACTAAAGGCTGATTTCCGGGTCGTCACCGCGGATGTGGAGGAATGGGAGCCGGATCACGCGGACCCGGTGGAGCAGGTCGAGGAGAACGCTCGTCGAAAAGGTGAAGCAGTTGCTGCCCGCCACGCTGACGCCCTTGTCATTGCGGCAGATACGACCGTTGCCCTCGGCAAGCGCCTTTTTGCGAAGCCGAAGAATCCGGATCACGCAGTCTCAATGCTGACTGAACTAAGCGGCCGGACCCATCAGGTTCTCACCGGGGTGGCACTCTTTTTCAACGGACAGTCGCATGTTTTCCACGAGAGCAGTTCAGTCGAATTCCGTCCTCTTGACCCGGAGCAAATCAGCATCTACATGGAGCGCGTGCACGTTTTCGACAAGGCGGGAGCCTACGCCATTCAGGAGCACGGGGACCTGGTGATTGAGCGTTATTCTGGCTCCTTTGAAAATATCATGGGTCTTCCTGTTCAACGTTTGCGCGATGAATTAGTCTCAAGAGGGTGGGAGCTTCTTCCCGAATTGGATGATTGA
- a CDS encoding RluA family pseudouridine synthase — MKIPLHPACSLLKADPSGLLAVEKATGVLSHPNKKDDRASSLLAVSYDQDSEAYIDGGKRWYLLNRLDGPTSGVVLLAEDPELAGLVKEAFAQHRIEKAYVAIVKGIPARKHDTWRDYLVTRKRGSALRTETARGKPNAMLEMELQQRGAGPPARAMVLLKPSTGKTHQLRVQCASRHLPIIGDATYGDFRFNREFKHRTGENRLFLHSWKTRLQVDFRGHTLKFSVESPIPKAFPLALQ, encoded by the coding sequence ATGAAAATCCCGCTACATCCAGCTTGTTCATTATTGAAGGCGGACCCCTCCGGCCTCCTTGCCGTCGAAAAGGCGACAGGTGTGCTGTCCCACCCCAACAAAAAGGATGACCGGGCCTCATCCCTGCTGGCCGTTTCATATGATCAGGACAGCGAGGCCTACATCGATGGCGGGAAGCGCTGGTATCTTCTCAACCGGCTGGATGGGCCCACATCGGGTGTCGTCCTTCTTGCTGAAGATCCAGAGCTGGCTGGTCTGGTGAAAGAGGCCTTTGCACAACACCGAATTGAAAAGGCCTACGTTGCGATCGTAAAAGGGATTCCGGCCCGCAAGCACGACACGTGGCGGGATTATCTTGTGACGCGGAAGCGGGGGTCGGCACTCCGGACGGAAACAGCGCGTGGCAAACCCAACGCAATGCTTGAGATGGAGCTTCAACAGCGTGGCGCAGGCCCGCCAGCACGGGCAATGGTCCTGCTCAAGCCATCCACGGGTAAAACCCATCAGTTGCGGGTGCAGTGTGCCAGCCGGCACCTGCCGATCATTGGAGACGCCACCTACGGCGATTTTCGATTCAACCGCGAATTCAAGCATCGGACTGGAGAAAACCGGCTCTTTCTGCACAGCTGGAAAACCCGCTTGCAAGTGGACTTCCGGGGACACACCCTGAAGTTCTCGGTCGAAAGCCCGATCCCGAAGGCTTTTCCCCTTGCCCTCCAATGA
- a CDS encoding 3-deoxy-D-arabino-heptulosonate 7-phosphate synthase: MIISKAPTLTNSQLAEVEAIVGGFGCKIQVIYGAHRNIYAIIGDERSETMVNRLLGLEYIDRVDRMESVYKLMDKRSDLANHKTVIGGVELGKEPLFIAGHCTIDPDNGSAFLETAEAVKEAGAHVIRGGVWKPRTSPHSFQGTAKSMDFLLEARQRTGLPVIAEVMDEAQLKYAVEAKVDMLQIGTRNALNYTLLAEIGRQTAEVGIPVLLKRGRHMGPVDEFISAAEYIVANGNPNVIFCPRGTMPALDGFRNHPDESVTPLLKEKSWVPVIADPSHSVGRAKYVPACSLASIAYGADGLVIESHVNPITGIGDDPKQSITPDVLKKLIQDARILWDLVHS, from the coding sequence ATGATTATTTCAAAAGCACCTACCTTGACGAACAGCCAGCTCGCTGAAGTCGAAGCAATCGTTGGCGGATTTGGCTGTAAGATCCAGGTGATCTACGGGGCACACCGGAATATCTACGCGATTATCGGGGACGAGCGCAGCGAGACCATGGTCAATCGCCTGCTCGGTCTTGAGTACATTGATCGCGTCGACCGGATGGAGTCGGTCTATAAGCTCATGGACAAGCGCTCTGACCTTGCCAACCACAAGACCGTTATCGGTGGAGTGGAGCTGGGCAAGGAACCGCTCTTCATCGCCGGGCACTGCACAATTGATCCTGATAATGGCTCAGCATTCCTTGAAACAGCTGAGGCGGTGAAGGAGGCGGGTGCGCATGTTATCCGCGGTGGTGTCTGGAAACCCCGCACTTCTCCGCATAGTTTCCAGGGAACCGCAAAATCGATGGATTTCCTGCTTGAGGCACGACAGCGCACAGGTTTGCCGGTGATTGCCGAGGTGATGGATGAGGCCCAGTTGAAGTATGCGGTCGAGGCAAAGGTCGACATGCTCCAGATCGGGACACGGAACGCCTTGAATTATACCCTGCTGGCCGAAATCGGTCGACAGACAGCTGAGGTGGGAATACCGGTGCTCTTGAAACGAGGCCGTCACATGGGACCGGTTGACGAATTCATTTCCGCAGCGGAATACATTGTCGCCAACGGCAATCCCAATGTCATTTTTTGTCCGCGTGGGACGATGCCGGCACTCGACGGGTTCCGGAACCATCCCGATGAGAGCGTGACGCCTCTCCTGAAGGAGAAGTCCTGGGTTCCCGTGATTGCTGATCCGTCCCACTCCGTCGGGCGGGCCAAGTATGTTCCCGCGTGTTCCCTTGCCTCGATTGCTTATGGAGCCGACGGGCTGGTCATTGAATCCCACGTTAATCCAATAACCGGAATCGGGGATGACCCGAAGCAGAGTATCACTCCGGATGTACTGAAAAAACTGATACAAGACGCAAGGATCCTGTGGGATCTTGTCCATTCCTGA
- a CDS encoding sirohydrochlorin chelatase — protein sequence MRYLLVDNGSLRASSVLNLRRVARDLSEATGLEILPSSLLHSSKVPVGDLEGEAAVNLERRIRLFLEAGERDFTIIPFFFGKSGAITGYLPERLAYRREKHGDFNVWRTPFLAHGLEEKSQNSIDLDVNHKLVDILADRVREVIRDKKLSRPKVAVVDHGSPKPEVAMLRNEVSCALAGALGNEVCALFQSSMERREGDEFAFNEPLLEKLLRHPEWNHGDVVISMLFLSPGRHAGQGGDIDGICKAAEAESPGLRTHMTGLVGDHPGMIPLLQQRLEMERIPM from the coding sequence ATGCGCTATCTCCTTGTGGACAACGGAAGCTTGCGTGCCTCCAGCGTGTTGAATTTGCGCAGGGTGGCCCGTGACCTCAGCGAGGCCACTGGTTTGGAAATCCTGCCCTCCTCACTTCTGCATTCCAGCAAGGTACCCGTCGGGGATTTGGAGGGTGAAGCGGCTGTCAATCTGGAGCGTCGCATCAGGTTGTTTCTCGAAGCCGGTGAGCGCGACTTCACGATCATTCCCTTTTTCTTTGGAAAGAGTGGGGCAATTACCGGTTACCTCCCGGAAAGGCTGGCCTATCGCCGTGAAAAACATGGAGATTTCAATGTCTGGCGGACGCCCTTCCTCGCTCATGGACTGGAGGAAAAATCCCAAAACTCCATTGATCTGGATGTGAACCACAAGCTTGTCGATATTCTAGCTGACCGCGTGAGGGAGGTAATTCGCGACAAGAAGCTTTCCCGGCCCAAGGTTGCTGTTGTCGATCATGGGTCTCCCAAGCCGGAGGTTGCGATGCTTAGGAATGAAGTATCCTGCGCTCTTGCAGGCGCTCTGGGCAACGAGGTTTGTGCGCTTTTCCAATCCTCAATGGAGCGCCGTGAAGGCGATGAATTTGCGTTCAACGAACCGCTTCTCGAAAAGCTCCTGCGCCATCCTGAATGGAACCACGGGGACGTGGTCATTTCCATGCTTTTTCTATCGCCGGGCAGGCATGCCGGCCAAGGCGGCGATATTGACGGGATATGCAAGGCGGCCGAGGCTGAGTCACCTGGCTTGCGCACGCACATGACGGGCCTCGTCGGCGATCACCCGGGAATGATTCCGCTTCTCCAGCAAAGGCTGGAAATGGAACGGATCCCGATGTGA
- a CDS encoding M20/M25/M40 family metallo-hydrolase — protein MFDPIEVIKELVSNPSVSTDSAYADGMQGTRDVLTKLFSKMSLEVEVVDTPRHPVVLARRNGPDSWPHVIIYGHYDVQPPDPLDLWDSPAFEPTMRGTRLYGRGVADNKGPMMVHVTAVARLLEEKPDLPLRITFLIEGEEEIGSPSLPMVLESHGESLRGDFVLLSDTLNPSEDQVAINMGLRGIVSLEIEVSGPSRDLHSGGFGGAIYNPLQALTEICASLHHPDGRINVPGFYDDVILPADWEKEEIAKLPSGDEELRESTGVPGLFTANNRTGMEAIRYEPTLEINGIGGGYQGEGDKTIIPSKAFAKITCRLVANQDPDDIQKKVFAAIRERCPKEVRLNIKEGHDGMPYSVVPPGRSNTPADQNPHLAKAFKACEEAVEKEFGLPPLYLRGGGSIPIIGEINKVLGLDCIMLGMGTEENNLHSPNESFNVASLEKGIAVSKAILLAVADK, from the coding sequence ATGTTTGACCCGATTGAAGTCATTAAGGAATTGGTCAGTAATCCGAGTGTCTCGACGGACTCGGCCTACGCAGATGGGATGCAGGGGACGCGAGACGTCCTGACCAAATTGTTTTCAAAAATGAGCTTGGAAGTGGAAGTCGTGGATACCCCGCGCCATCCAGTTGTCCTCGCCCGGCGCAACGGCCCAGATAGCTGGCCCCATGTCATCATTTACGGACACTACGATGTGCAACCACCGGATCCCCTTGATCTCTGGGACTCCCCGGCCTTTGAACCCACGATGCGCGGCACCCGCCTGTACGGGCGTGGCGTGGCGGACAACAAAGGCCCGATGATGGTGCATGTCACTGCGGTGGCCCGGTTACTTGAGGAAAAGCCCGATCTTCCCTTGCGTATCACTTTCCTCATCGAGGGAGAGGAGGAAATCGGCAGCCCAAGCCTTCCGATGGTCCTGGAGAGCCATGGGGAGAGTTTGCGGGGAGATTTCGTCCTGCTCTCGGATACCCTGAATCCTTCCGAGGACCAGGTAGCCATCAATATGGGCCTGCGCGGAATTGTTTCCCTCGAAATCGAAGTCAGCGGACCCTCACGTGACCTTCATTCCGGTGGCTTTGGCGGGGCAATCTACAATCCACTACAGGCCCTCACGGAAATCTGTGCCAGCCTGCACCATCCAGATGGCCGCATCAATGTACCCGGCTTTTATGATGATGTGATCCTTCCAGCTGATTGGGAGAAAGAAGAAATTGCCAAGTTGCCATCGGGAGATGAGGAGCTCAGGGAATCAACAGGGGTTCCCGGTTTGTTCACGGCGAACAACCGTACCGGCATGGAAGCCATCCGCTATGAACCCACGCTTGAAATAAATGGGATTGGTGGCGGCTACCAGGGCGAGGGAGACAAGACAATCATCCCTTCAAAGGCATTCGCCAAGATCACCTGCCGGCTGGTGGCAAATCAAGATCCGGACGACATCCAGAAGAAAGTCTTTGCCGCCATCCGCGAGCGCTGCCCGAAGGAAGTTCGGCTGAACATCAAGGAAGGCCACGATGGCATGCCGTACTCTGTTGTTCCCCCGGGCAGATCAAATACGCCCGCCGACCAGAATCCCCATCTGGCCAAGGCTTTCAAGGCTTGCGAAGAGGCGGTTGAGAAGGAATTTGGATTACCGCCACTTTACCTCCGCGGAGGAGGATCGATTCCAATTATTGGCGAAATCAACAAGGTCCTCGGTCTGGATTGCATCATGCTCGGAATGGGCACGGAGGAAAATAATCTCCACTCGCCAAATGAATCCTTCAATGTCGCCAGCCTCGAAAAGGGGATCGCCGTCTCAAAGGCCATCCTGCTCGCCGTTGCCGACAAGTAG